CAGACCGCAGCATCGTCATGGACCCACAAGTGGCGGACCTCTGGAAAAGACTGAAAAGAAAGGGCTGGCTGGCCGATCTGCCAGCCGAGGCGATTGTGCTCGATGGTAATACCGAGCGCCTGGAGCAGTATCTTCCAGGCACACACAGGCTCTTCCGCTTCTCCCTTCCCCAAGAAGCGGCCCGTCGCTGGCTGGAAGATTCCATATTTGTCGAAGGCCAGCGCGAAAAGCTTTTGCGCTGGCCCCGTTTGCCAGCGTCGTTGAATGGCACTTTCACGGCAGCGAACAACTGCACCGTCATCGTTTCGGGTGTGAATGGAGAAACCGTGCAAGTGGTGGTATTTCAACGTTCGATCCCACCAGATGAACCCGGAAAGAACCGACCGTTTCAGAAACCACGCCCGTTTCGCCCCATCTTGATTGCGCCAGATGAATCGCAGGAGCCACTGCCTGCAGGCAGACTGGCTCCTGAGTACCATGGAAAGGGTTTCACTCAGGCTGAAGCCATGCCCACATTGGAAGTGGCCTTGCCAACGCTGCGCCCCGAGATCTCTCCGCAGGAGGTGCCGCTGCCGACCTTTCGGCCGGAACCGGGCCAGCACAGACTGCGAGTGGCTGAACCACTTTCCGTTTCATTGCCCCAACTTCCTCATCCCGTGGATCGTTTCAAAGGAGAACTCAGCGAAGAGTCTCAAAAAGCAATTACGCGTAGCTATCGATTAACTCAGATGCACAGCTTACTCATCAGCAGCCGCATGCAGCAGGCTTTAATCGTCAAGCCGCCGAAGGCCTAGGAAATGAAAACAGGAGAAGCGGTGCCGCTTCACTGCATCAGCAGCCCGCTGTCCGTGAGCCACTCCGTGAAACGCGTGGGCCAGCGGGAGGCGGCGGTGGGTTTCGCGTCGTGCTTGTAGCCAAAGCCGTGGCCGGCATTCGCAAAAATGTGCAGCTCGGCCTTCACCCCAGCAGCCTTGTATTTGAGATAGAGGGTGGCCATGCCTTCGGAGATGTCCTGGCGGTCACTGTAACCAGCGGCGATGAAGAGCGGGGGCATGCCCTTTTTGGCATCAAAGAGGCCGGAGGTGCCGGGGTAGATCAGGGCCTGGAAATCCGGGCGGCTGCTCTGCTGCTCGATGATGTCGGCGGATTCTTTGTTTCCAGGATCATTGGTCATGGCGGCAAAAGCGGCCAGCTCGCCACCAGCGGAGAAGCCCAGGATGCCGATGCGATCCGGCTGGATGTGCCACTCGGCGGCACGGGCGCGCACGGTTCGGATGGCGCGGCGGGCGTCGGCCATGGCGTGGTCCTGAATGGTATAGGTGCTGCCTTTTTCGCGGGCCAGGCGGTATTTAAGCACAAAGGCGGCGATGCCGTGCTCACGGAACCACTCTCCGAGTGCATAGCCTTCGTGGCCCAGACAGAGCTTGGAATGGCCGCCACCGGGGCAGATGATGACGGCGGTACCGGTGGCTTTGTCAGCCGCAGGCACAAAGGGGGTGATCGAGGGATTGTGCACATTGCACACGTTGCTGCCCTCAGTGGTTTCCGGCTCAGCGGCGCGGGCCTCGGAGCCAGGGGCTCCTTTGGGCCAGAGGGGCAGGGCAGCATGGGTGTCTGCGGCAGAGCAGAGCGCGGCGGGCAGGAGCAGGAGGCTGGCGAGAAGGGTGCGGTTCATGGCAAAGCTGGGTGAAATGTAACGCTGAGAAAGCCGAAGTTTGCCAGAAATCATCGCATGATTGACAAATCAAAGAGTACCGCTAGTGTCGCGCCCCCTCTTTTCGAGGGAGGCCGTGACTTGTCCGGTCTGAATCCACTGCTTCCCACTTTCACCACCCCACAAGCCCATGCCAAAGACATTCAGGACCTACCAGCCTTCCAAGCGCACGCGCAAGCAGCAGTTTGGTTTCCGCGCCCGCACGAAGACCGCGAACGGCCGTGACATCCTTCGCCGCCGCCGCCGCGCCGGACGCAAGCGTCTCCTGCCCAAGGGCGTCGAGGTTCACTTCAAGCGTCACACCCAGCAGCACGCGTAGTCTGCTGCGGCGCGCCCCTCCCCATGCGCCTTCCCTCAAACCTGCGGATGAAGCTCGCGCGTGATTTCGCGTGTGTGAAAACGCAGGGAGCCAGCCAGGCTGGAAAATATCTGGTGCTCGGAGCATTGCGTGTGGAGGCGCTCGAAGAGTTTCAGTTTGGCCTCATCACTGGGGGTCGGCTGGGCAATGCCGTGGTGAGAAACCGCATCCGCCGCCTGCTGCGTGAGATCATTCGTGCACACCGTGCAGAGGTTCTCCCCGGGTGGCAGATGGTCATCATCGCCCGCTGGCGTGCACCCCAGGCCACACTGCAAGAACTGGAAAACGACTGGCTGCGGCTGGCACGGCGCATGAGCCTGCTAAAACCCAAGACCTCGGCCCCGCCGCGTTCACCTGCACCATGAAGTGGCTCATCCGCATCCTTATCCGCGGCTACCAGGTGTTTCTCTCCCCCGTCATTCACGCCATTGGCGGTCCCGGCTCCGGATGCCGGTACACCCCCTCCTGCTCCCGGTATTTCCTGGAGGCGGTGGAGACCCACGGGGTGCTCCGCGGCAGTTGGTTGGGCATCTGCCGCATTTGCCGCTGCAACCCCTGGGGTGGCCACGGGCATGACCCGGTACCTGCCAGGAAATGACTCTCCCAGACGAGGAATGACGATTTTTCTTCAACAGTGTAATGGCAGCCGGGCTTTCCCCAGGCATGGGTGCGCCCGTCATTCTCCCGCCCCCTCTCATTGTTCGCTCGACGGCAGGCCAATCCGGCTGCACATGCCGTCTTTCACTAATTCTCTTCCCCCCACCCTTAGCTAAATTTCATGGACCGTAAAAGTTGGATCGTCGTGACGCTGTGTGTCATCCTCATGGGGGTGAACTGGCACTACATGCAGGAAAACCAGAAGCTTCAGCAGGCCGAGGCCGCACGTAAAAAACAGGAAGAAGTGGCCAAAAAAGCGGCCCAGGCCGCAGAGGCCAAGGCCACATCACCCGCCGCAAGTGCCACTACCACAGCCGCTCCCGCAGCCGCCGAGCTTCCAGAAGAAAAGCACTCCCTCAAGGTGGGCACCGTCACGTTTGAGCTCAGCTCCAAAGGCGGCGGCATATCCCGCGCTGTACTGGCTGGCACCGATAAGGTGACGCTCAACGTAAACGGCCTGGAGCCCATCGGTGCCCTGCGCCGCGAGGCCGCCGGACTCGACACCATCGCCTACAAGCTGACCGCCAAGAGCGACAAGAGCGCTACCTTTGAAGGCACCAGCAAGGAAGGCATCCTCGTCACCAAGACCTACACGCTGACCGAAGGTGCCGAGGGGGATGAGCACTTGGTGGACCTCAAGGTCACGCTGAAAAATACGGGTACCACCCAGCACCGTTCCGAGGAGTACTACCTCTATGCTGGTGCCGCCAGCGCCATCAAGCACGACGACGCTCGCTATGACGGCTTCTTCTGGAACAACGCTGGAGACACCGACAAGCATCTCTCCAACTACTATGCCAAGGGCTTCTTCAGCGACGCCCCCACGGAGTTTAAAAACTCCTACAGCGCCCTGCGCTACACGGGCGTGATGACGCGCTTCTACACGCACATCCTCACCCGCATCGCAGAGAAGGATGCCTCCGCCAAATTCTGGTCCTCCCGTCGCAAGCTGGCCCAGCCCATCGACACCGCCCACGCCACGCGCACTGACATCGAGGACTACGCCTACGATGCCGCCATGGGCCTGCCGGTGGTGGATCTGGCCCCGGGAGCCTCCGTCACCGAGAGCTACCAGATTTACCTTGGCCCGAAGGAGTACGACCGCCTCGCCCGCATCGGCCACCAGCGCAGCTACGCGATGTTCTACGGCTACTTCAAGATTGTGAGCATCGCGCTCTCAAAGGTCATGCGCTGGATGCACGACATCAGCGGCAGCTGGGGTCTGGCCGTCATCCTGCTCACCATCTTCGTCCGTCTCTGCCTCTGGCCCATCCACGCCAAGTCCACCATGACCATGAAGCGCATGGGTCTGCTGGGGCCAAAAATGAAAGAGCTGCAGGAGAAGTACAAGGACAATCCCCAGCAGCAGCAGATGGAGGTGATGAAGCTCTACAAGGACTACGGCGTGAACCCGCTCGGAGGCTGCCTGCCGCTCTTCCTGCAGTTCCCCATCTTCATCGGTCTTTACAGCGTGCTGGAAGTGGCCGCCGAGCTGCGCGGCCAGTCCTTCTGGTGGGTTCGCGACCTCGCGGCCGCAGACACCCAGGGCCAGCTCCTCGGCTTCAACATCAACCCCCTCCCGCTCATCATGGGTCTGACCATGGTGGCGCAGATGAAGCTGACCCCGCAGCCTGCCACGGTGGACAAGACCCAGCAGCGCATCTTCATGTTCATGCCGCTGTTCTTCCTGTGGATCAGCTATGACTTCGCCGCCGCGCTGGCCCTCTACTGGTCCACGCAGAACATCTTCAGCATCTTCCAGACCCGCGTCATGAAGCTCTACATGCCCGAGCCCAAACTGGAAAAAGTGGCCGCAAAACCCGCAGCCAAGCCCGCTGCAGCCAACGGCAACAATCCCTTCTTCAACCCCGGCGGTGCGCCGCAGAAGGAGAAGAAAAAGGGAGGCAACAAGCCCCCGCGCCTCGGAGGCTAGAAGACCAAATCCCTGCCATCTGGGCAGGAAGAGTGCTGTCTCGTGACGAACAACGGCGTCCATCCGAAGGTCGGATGACGCCTCTGGCAGACCGCCGCTTTGCCTTCTGACGGGCGTTATCATGGCGATTGTTTCATCCATCGAATTTATTCGTTCGTCATTTCCCCCCTTACCGGCTAAAACGTCATAGTCCCTGCGCGTCATGACTCCCCTCGAACACGCCCACCACATTCTCGACACCATGCTCGGCTACCTGGGCTTTGTGGTCCAGATCGAGGATGACAACGGCCCGGACGGCCCCACGCTGCAGGTGCTCACAGACGACTCCGACGCCCTCATCGGCCGCCGCGGAGAGACACTGGAGGACATCCAGTACCTCGTGAACCGCGTGCTCCAGCGCCACATCAAGGACGCACCGCGTATCCGCGTGGACGTGGAGTTTTACCGCTCCATGCGGGAGGACAAGATGATCGCGCGCGCCAAGGAGCTGGGAGAACGCGTGCGCGCCACCGGCCAGAGCGCCGACTTGCCGCCCATGAACAGCTACTACCGGCGGCTGATCCACAACGTGTTTGTAAACGACCCCGAGGTCATGAGCGTGAGCTTGGACGGCGCGGCGCGTTTCAAACGCATCGTGCTCAAAAAACGCGACAGCTAGCGGCCTCCGAACGCATTTCGTCCCCCCCGCGAACGAAGGAAAACAAGCTTCGTTCTTTACTCGCGACGCGATTCTGAGTTATTTTTTCTAACCCGCGCAAAATTGCCGCGCACTCGTCAACATCTTCCCTCCCAACACCCTCGCAGCTCCCATGAAATTGAGTCGTTACCCATCTGCCGTCATTGCCCTTGCCTGCAGTGCCGGATTTTTGCACGCCGACGTCGTGACCCTCAAGGACGGCAAAAAGCTCGAAGGCAACATCCTTTCCGAGACGCCCACCTCCATCCGCATGAAGTACCGCCTCACACCCAAGATCTGGGATGAGCGCGAGTTTCAGCGCAGCGAGATCGCCGAAGGCGGCATCCTCAAGCAGAAGCCCGAAGAGGTGGAAATCCTCGAGCTCCGCAAGTTCAGCCCCACCCCGGACCTGATGACGGCTGAAAAGTACGAGCAGCTCATCCAGGACCGCCTGCGTCCGTTTGTGAACCGCTACCCCGGCACCAAGGAAGCCGCCGAGGTGGAAGAAATGATCAAAGTGGCACAGGAGGAGAAGGAAAAAGTGGTGGCCGGCGGCGCCAAGCTCGAAGGCAAATGGCTCTCCCGTGAAGAGGCCAAGGCCGAGGCCCTGAACATCAAGGCCTTCGGAATTGCCGCCGCACTCCATGAGAAGGCCGAAGCCAAAGACTACTCCGGCGCGCTCAAGGAGTTCGACAAGCTCACCGACCCCCGCACCGGACTTCCTGCCTCCATCTACTACCCCAAGACCGTGGAGGAGATTCTTGGCGTGCTGAAGTCTTATGAGGGCCAGGTCAACCAGATGATCAGCAATCAGCCGACGCTGCAGAAAATGCGCGAAGACAGCACCAAGAAGCTGATCGAGCCCGACCTTTCACGCCTGAATGACGCCATCAAACGCGAAAAAGAAAACTGGAAGAACACCTTCGAAGAGGAACGCAAGGTCACCCGCTGGTTCACACCCTACAAGTACGACCTGGAAAGTCTCAAGGTGCTCGCCAAGACCATTACCGATGAGATTGACCGCCTCAAAGCCATCGATCTTCCCAGCATCACCCGCGTAAATGCAGCCCTTGCCGAAGTCATGCGCGCAGATGCCAAAGCAGCGACTGACAGAGCAGCACTCCCCAAAATGGCGGAAGCCATCGTGGCAGGAGAGACGGCCGCGGCCACCGTCAATCCCAGCAGCAGAGAATTCTATCGCGCCTTCTTTGGCAGCTACCGCGAGCGCTACACCTACTTCTCTCAGACGGTCGGTGCCGCCTCTGGACAAATGCAGCCTGCCGCAGCCGGCTCCGCTGGTGGCTCCTCCGCCATCGCAGGAACAGCCACTCCGACGACGGATGACAAAGTGGCCGCCGCCTTGGCCGCTGCTACTGCACCGGCACAGCCTGCCGCTGCTCCCGCCGCACAACCCGGTGCTGCAGCTCCTGCTGCCATGCCAGCGGCACAGCCTGGCGCTTATCCTCAGCAGGCTGGCTACCCGCAGCAACAGGCAGGTTATCCGCAGCAGCAGGCCGGCTATCCTCAAGGCTACACCCAGCCTCAGGCCGCCGCACCCGCTGCTGCCGCCGAAGAGGAAGGCATGGGCCTCATGACCATGATCTACATCGTCGTAGCCGTCGTGGCACTGGTGGTTCTGGGTGCCGTCCTTCTGAAAAAGAAGAAGAAGTAAGCCCCCTCCTATCTCCCTTGGGTGCAGCGCTTGTCACTAGCGCTGCACCTTTTTTTGCCGTTCTGGCCCGCTGAAACTCTCCATCGCACCGCAGATGCGTGGATAGCAGAAACCGGGTCTGAAGGCGGAGGCACGAGCCGACGGAGGGGGGACCCCCGCCTGCAGCGTGTTCGTGGATCTGCGAAGGCGCATGTCACTGCAGGAGAGTATGGGATCGGCACAATCACACTCCTTTTCCAGAACGCTGGCTGGCCGATATGAAACACCCGTATGACCCGTTTTCAGCTGCGCGTGGTATTAGCTCTGGGTGCTGGCTGAGAGGCACACTGCACCGCCCCAATCCTCGGCATGCAAACACAAAAAGGGAGGGCCGTAAGCCCTCCCTCTTAAACACGATGAAAAAGCTTCCTTGAAAGAAGCAATTAGCTTTCGCTCTGGACCTGGTCCTTGACGGACATGGCGTCCTTGCCCTGGCGCTGGCGGAGGTAGTGCAGACGGGCGCGGCGCACACGGCCGGACTTCGTCACTTCCACCTTGGCCACCTTGGGGCTGTGCAGGGGGAACACGCGCTCCACGCCTTCGCCGTAGGAAATCTTGCGGACGGTGAACGCCTCGTTGATGCCATGGCCTTTGCGGGCGATGACGATGCCTGCGAAGATCTGGATACGTTCCTTGTCACCTTCCACGACTCGGGTGTGAACCTTGACGGTGTCGCCCACGTTGAAAGCGGCGACTTCCTTCTTCAGCTGTTCTTGATTGATCTTTTCGATGATGTTGCTCATGACACACTCCTAAACCTGCGCTGCGCAAGGCCTTCAAACAGTCCGGCCGGGGGCGAGGGGCGGTGAAGTTGGCGAGTTCCTGGCATTTGGCAACCGGTTTTTCCCTGCACTGGAAACCACGCCGTTCCGCGCCTATAGAAATCACCCCCTCTTTACCATGGAATCCACCACTTTAGCCCTGATCCATGCCGCCATCACCGAAGATGTCGGCTCTGGAGACCTCACCTCCCTGTATTTCACCCCGGAAAACTCCCGTTCCAGGGCTGAAATCGTGGCCCGTGAGCCCGGCGTCGTCTCAGGGGCGGAGGTGGCCCGCACCGTCTTTCTCACGATCGACCCCACCCTGGAGGTGGAGGTCTGCCTGCCTGACGGCAGCTCCTTTGAGCGCGGCGGCGTGCTCATGAAGATCGCAGGCAGCACCCGCTCCCTCCTCACGGCAGAGCGCACCGCACTGAATTTCCTGCAGCGCCTCTGCGGCGTAGCCGCCCAGGCAAGGCGTTATGTAGAAGCGGTAAAACCGCACCCCGTGCAGATCTGGGACACCCGCAAGACCACCCCCGGCTGGCGCCTGCTGGAAAAGACTGCCGTGCGCCACGGCGGCGGCACCAATCACCGCATGGGCCTTTACGACCATGTCATGGTCAAGGACAATCACCTCGCCGCCAACAGCGATCTCCCTTCGCTCCAGGCCGCCATCCATAAACTGCGCTCCGAACGCCCCGGCGTGCGTGTCCAGCTGGAAGCCGACACCCTGGACCAAGTAGCCGGCTTCCTCACGCTGGAAGGTGTGGACATGCTGCTGCTGGACAATATGGGCCCCGAAAAACTGCGCGAAGCCGTGCAGATGGTGGGCGGAAAGCTCTGGCTGGAGGCCAGCGGCGGCATCACCCTGGAAACGATCAAGGACGTGGCTGCCACCGGAGTAAACGCCATCTCCGTGGGCGCGCTCACGCACTCCAGCCGTGCGCTGGACCTAGGATTGGATCTTTACGGCTCCTAGCACCTGCTTGGGGCCGAGGAGCGGAAATCCCGGCTTTGCCCCCGGCGGTGCCGTGATACACTCGCATGCATGAAGACGCTTTTGCTTTCCGCCTTCTCCCTCCTTGCAGGTGCTGGACTGCTCCACGCAGCCTTGCCGGGGGCTGAATCACTGGCCAGGCTCATCACCCGCGAGTTTGACACCAACTCAGACGAAACCCTCGACCAGGGCGAGTGGCAGGGCGGCATTGCCCGCAGCTTTGACCGCCTGGATAAAAACCTCGACAGCTCCATCAAGGCGGAGGAGGTGGACGCGCTGCAGGGAGATCTGGCTGAGGAAGCCGGAAACCTCGGCGGCACGATCATCGTGGCGCTGATCAAGCAGGTGCTGATGTCTCTCGATCAAGACGGCGACAAAGCCGTGAGCCGCAAGGAATACGACGCTCTCACAGACAGCATCTTCACCCGGCTGGACGCCGACAAAAACGCCAGCCTCACGCTCTCAGAACTGGCCGACCTGCCCGTGAAAATGGTCACAAAGTAAAGAAACAAGCGTACACATCGCATCTGGTTCACTATTCGGACCAGCGGGTTTGGCGCGAAAGCAAACCGCGCCTCCCGTACTCTCCGGCACTATGACCAGCCGCCGCCACTTCCTCACCACCGCCGCCCTCGCCGTTCCTTTCATCGCACGCGGTGCTTCCGCACCTGTGGCAAAGATCCTCGAAACGAAGGTCATCTCCCAGCAGCCGGAGTTTTACCACGGCTGGCCCACCGTGGCGCGCCGGCAGAATGGCGAGCTGTGGCTCTCATGGTCCGGCGGCCGTGAGTCTCATGTGTGCCCCTTTGGCCAGGTGCATGCCATGACCTCCAAAGACAACGGCACCACCTGGACCTGGCCGCGCGTGCTGCTGGACACCGCCACCGATGACCGCGACTCCGGCGTGCTCGAAACCTCCAAAGGCTCCCTCATCGTCACCACCTTCACCTCGCTGGCCTATGAGGACTCCTTTAAAAAAGCCGCCGCCATGGCGGAGCTCACAGACAAGGGCTGGGTCTCCAAGGCCATGCCTGCGGAGCGCTATGCCAAATGGAAGGCCGCGCACGAGCGCCTCAGTGATGAAGAACGCAAAGCCGAGCTCGGCGAATGGGTGATCCGCTCCACCGACGGCGGCAAATCCTGGTCCACCCGCATCCCCACCATCGTGAACAGTCCGCACGGCCCCATCCAGCTCAAAGACGGCCGCCTGCTCTACGCGGGCAAGCAGCTCTGGACCCAGGACAAGAAGATCGGCGTCGCCGAGTCCAAAGACGACGGCCAGACCTGGCAATGGCTCGCGGAAATCCCCACCCGCAAAGGCGATACCGCCTCGAATTCCTATCACGAACTCCACGCTGTGGAGGCCGCAGACGGCACCCTCATCGCTCAGATCCGCAATCACAACACCGCCAACAAAGGCGAGACCCTGCAAACAGAATCCAAGGACGGCGGCAAGACCTGGAGCGAGCCCCACAGCATCGGCGTCTGGGGCCTGCCCTCCCATCTGCTCCGTCTGCGCGATGGCCGCCTGCTCATGACCTACGGCCACCGCCGCAAGCCCTTCGGCAATCAGGCTCGCGTCAGCACAGACAACGGCCAGACCTGGAGCGAGCCCATGATCCTCTCCGGAGACGGCATCGGCGGCGACCTCGGCTACCCCAGCACGGTGGAGCTGGCAGACGGCACACTGCTCTCCGTCTGGTACGAAACCATGAAAGACCCCAAGCTCGCCGTCCTCCGTCAGGCCACCTGGCGCATCGAGTGAGGATTGATGCTCTCTTCCTGCCAAGTCTGATCCTGCCATGAAATTTGCTCTGCTTCTGTCCAGCCTGCTTGTCTTGCGGTATCCGCTGCAAGCGCAGACCCAGACGCATGCACAGCTCAAACTCACCGTGCCGCTTGAGCATCAGGTTTTTCAGCGCAGCAGCAAGGACAAGGGCAGCATCCAAATAGCCGGCAGCGCTGCTGCCTCCGTCATCGAGGCACGCATCGGCTCTGGCGGCGCTTGGCAGCGGCTCGATGCAAAGTTCGAAGCCGGTCATTTCACCGCCGTTTTGGAAGCACCCGCCGGCGGCTGGTTCCAGCTTGAAGTGCGCGCATCAGAAGCTGGCGCTGTGCTTGCTGCAGCCACCGTCGAACACATCGGCATTGGCGAGGTGTTTGTCGTCGCCGGTCAGTCAAACTCGGCGAATCACGGAGCCGAAAAGCAGCACAACCAAGGTTCCTTCGCATCCTTCGATGGCCGAAGCTGGCATGTCACGGATGACCCGCAGCCCGGTGGCAGCGGAAATGGCGGCAGTTTCATGCCGCCGCTGGGCAATGCCCTGGCCGCGAAGCTGGGCGTGCCTGTGGGTTTCATCCCCTGTGGCATCGGAGCTACCAGTGTGCGCGAGTGGCTGCCCAAAGGTGCCACGTTTCCAAATCCGCCCACCATCGAATCGCGCGTGCAAAAGCTCCCCAATGGAGAATGGGAGAGCAAGGGGCAGGCCTACGACACGCTGGTGCAGCGCATGAAGTCAGCCGGTCCCCACGGCTTCCGCGCTGTGCTCTGGCATCAGGGCGAGAGCGATGCCAATCAGAAGGACCCGACACGCACGCTGCCTGGAAAGCTGTATCGCGAGTCTCTGGAGAAAATCATTCGCACCTCACGCCAGGAGATTGGCTGGGAGGCGCCATGGTTCGTCGCACAGGTCAGCTATCATGTGCCGGGAGACGAAGCATCTCCGGACATCCGCGCAGCGCAGGCGTCGTTGTGGCAGGATGATGTCGCGTTGCAAGGTCCGGACAGCGACGCGCTCAAAGGCGATCTCCGCGAGCGCAATGGCCAGGGCGTGCACTTCAGCGGCGCAGGCCTGCGCGAGCATGGCGCACGCTGGGCCGCTCAGATCATCCCCTGGCTGGAGAAGCAGCTCAAATGATTCACAAGTGGCTGCGTGCAGGGCCTGATGAAGAAGGAGCGAGCGGAACAAGCGTTGCATCATCCCAGCCGGACGTCACGTTCTGCTTTCATGAAGCATCTGCGCCTCTTCCTTTTAATCGTCACTTCCACCGCCTTGGCGGAATCCAACTGGCCTCAGTTTCGCGGCGAAGGCGGGCTGGGCATCGGCACGGGTAAGCCGCCGGTGGAATTCAATGCGCAGAAAAATGTGAAGTGGCAGGTGGAGGTGCCTTTCGGCCATTCATCTCCCTGCATCTGGCAGGACAAGATCGCGCTCACAGGTCTCGATGCCGGCAAGCTGATCACTCTCTGCCTCAGCCGCACGGACGGGCACGAGCTGTGGCGCGCTGCAGCCCCGGCGGAGAAGGTCGAAGGGGCGCACCGCATCGGCAGCCCGGCCACGCCGACGTGCTGCACGGATGGCACCCACCTCATCGCTTACTTTGGCTCCTACGGCGTGCTGGGCTATGACTGGAATGGAAAGGTGCTGTGGCAGAAGCCCCTGCCACCACCCATCGTGGAGTTTGGCACCAGCGCCTCGCCGATCATCGCGGATGGCAAAGTCATCATTGTGGCGGATCAGGATGTAGGCAGCTACATGATCGCGCTGGATGTGAAGACAGGAGCACAGGTGTGGCGCGTGGACCGCAGCGAATTCCGCCGCAGTTTTTCCACGCCCTTCATCTGGCGGCATGATGGCATCGAGGAGCTGGTGGTGAGCGGCTCTCTCTGGACGCGCAGCTACGATCTCAAAGATGGCAAACAGCGCTGGTCCGCCGGCGGCATGGCGCGTGTCTCCAACACCAGCCCCACTGCCTTGGGAGACGTGCTCCTCGTCTGCGGCTGGAACATGGGCGGAGATCCCGATGACCGTGTGGAGATGGAAGCCTTTGATTCCTTCATGGCTGCCAATGACGCAGACAAAAACGGCACGCTCAGCGAGATGGAATTTCCCGCAGGCCCGCTGCGCGACCGCTTCACCATCATCGACGCCGACAAGGACGGCAAAGTCACGCAGGCGGAGTATGACGCCATGCGCGCCATCTTTGCCCAGGCGGCCAACCAGCTCTTTGCCATCAAGGCCGGCGGCAGCGGCGACATCACCGAGACCCACGTGATCTGGCGGCAGACAAAGCACCTGCCCTATGTGTTCTCTCCCGTAGTGGCCAACGGCCGCCTCTTCACCGTCAAGGGCGGCGGCCTCGCCTCAGCCTATGATGCCAAAAGCGGCAGCCCCCTTTTCCAAGGCGAGCGCCTCGATGCCTCTGGCGAATACTACGCCTCAGCCGTGACCGCCGACGGCCATGTGTACGTGACCTCCCAGCGCGGCGTCATCTCCGTGCTGGATGCCGCAAGCGACACGCTGAAGGTGCTGGCCAGAAATGACATGAGAGCCCCCGTCTTTGCCTCGCCTGCAATCGTGGATGGTGTGATCTATGTGCGCACCAACAAGCAGCTCTGCGCGTTTGGTCATTGACCGATGCGCTCATTCCGCAGCAGCAGCCAGAACACGGCGGCAACAATGTAGAGCGCGCCAAAGCCGCCCAGCACCGCATCCCA
Above is a window of Prosthecobacter vanneervenii DNA encoding:
- a CDS encoding sialate O-acetylesterase, which produces MKFALLLSSLLVLRYPLQAQTQTHAQLKLTVPLEHQVFQRSSKDKGSIQIAGSAAASVIEARIGSGGAWQRLDAKFEAGHFTAVLEAPAGGWFQLEVRASEAGAVLAAATVEHIGIGEVFVVAGQSNSANHGAEKQHNQGSFASFDGRSWHVTDDPQPGGSGNGGSFMPPLGNALAAKLGVPVGFIPCGIGATSVREWLPKGATFPNPPTIESRVQKLPNGEWESKGQAYDTLVQRMKSAGPHGFRAVLWHQGESDANQKDPTRTLPGKLYRESLEKIIRTSRQEIGWEAPWFVAQVSYHVPGDEASPDIRAAQASLWQDDVALQGPDSDALKGDLRERNGQGVHFSGAGLREHGARWAAQIIPWLEKQLK
- a CDS encoding outer membrane protein assembly factor BamB family protein, with product MKHLRLFLLIVTSTALAESNWPQFRGEGGLGIGTGKPPVEFNAQKNVKWQVEVPFGHSSPCIWQDKIALTGLDAGKLITLCLSRTDGHELWRAAAPAEKVEGAHRIGSPATPTCCTDGTHLIAYFGSYGVLGYDWNGKVLWQKPLPPPIVEFGTSASPIIADGKVIIVADQDVGSYMIALDVKTGAQVWRVDRSEFRRSFSTPFIWRHDGIEELVVSGSLWTRSYDLKDGKQRWSAGGMARVSNTSPTALGDVLLVCGWNMGGDPDDRVEMEAFDSFMAANDADKNGTLSEMEFPAGPLRDRFTIIDADKDGKVTQAEYDAMRAIFAQAANQLFAIKAGGSGDITETHVIWRQTKHLPYVFSPVVANGRLFTVKGGGLASAYDAKSGSPLFQGERLDASGEYYASAVTADGHVYVTSQRGVISVLDAASDTLKVLARNDMRAPVFASPAIVDGVIYVRTNKQLCAFGH
- a CDS encoding EF-hand domain-containing protein; protein product: MKTLLLSAFSLLAGAGLLHAALPGAESLARLITREFDTNSDETLDQGEWQGGIARSFDRLDKNLDSSIKAEEVDALQGDLAEEAGNLGGTIIVALIKQVLMSLDQDGDKAVSRKEYDALTDSIFTRLDADKNASLTLSELADLPVKMVTK
- a CDS encoding sialidase family protein, which produces MTSRRHFLTTAALAVPFIARGASAPVAKILETKVISQQPEFYHGWPTVARRQNGELWLSWSGGRESHVCPFGQVHAMTSKDNGTTWTWPRVLLDTATDDRDSGVLETSKGSLIVTTFTSLAYEDSFKKAAAMAELTDKGWVSKAMPAERYAKWKAAHERLSDEERKAELGEWVIRSTDGGKSWSTRIPTIVNSPHGPIQLKDGRLLYAGKQLWTQDKKIGVAESKDDGQTWQWLAEIPTRKGDTASNSYHELHAVEAADGTLIAQIRNHNTANKGETLQTESKDGGKTWSEPHSIGVWGLPSHLLRLRDGRLLMTYGHRRKPFGNQARVSTDNGQTWSEPMILSGDGIGGDLGYPSTVELADGTLLSVWYETMKDPKLAVLRQATWRIE